From Companilactobacillus heilongjiangensis, one genomic window encodes:
- a CDS encoding aspartate/glutamate racemase family protein translates to MKKFFTVLGGMGSLATESYVHLLNERTPTEKDQDYLDYILVNHSTVPDRTAHILDNSKPSFLPPLVEDIKQQSMFHPEFMVLICNTAHYYYKELQAATDVPLIHMPHMAISVMKKQYPNAKRIGLIATKGTIADHIYENEIKDAGFEYSLGDQEVQNQVESLIYDDIKVKGQVNAEKYHHILQTMHDKFGCDVIVLGCTELSLAQEKAGDHPYNVIDGQGIIVDKSIEFAEKIRRGEKIDFTKIY, encoded by the coding sequence ATGAAAAAATTCTTTACCGTATTAGGTGGCATGGGAAGTTTAGCCACTGAAAGTTATGTGCATTTGTTGAATGAACGGACACCAACTGAAAAGGACCAAGATTACTTGGACTATATTTTGGTAAATCACTCAACAGTTCCTGATCGAACAGCACATATCTTGGACAACAGTAAACCTAGTTTTTTACCTCCATTGGTTGAGGATATCAAGCAACAGAGCATGTTTCATCCTGAATTCATGGTTTTAATCTGTAATACAGCTCATTATTACTATAAAGAATTGCAAGCGGCCACTGATGTGCCTTTGATTCACATGCCACACATGGCTATTAGCGTAATGAAAAAGCAGTATCCTAATGCTAAAAGAATTGGTTTGATTGCTACTAAGGGTACGATTGCTGATCATATTTACGAAAATGAAATTAAAGATGCTGGTTTCGAATATAGTTTGGGTGACCAAGAAGTTCAGAATCAGGTTGAAAGTTTGATTTACGACGATATTAAAGTCAAAGGTCAAGTTAACGCCGAAAAGTATCACCATATTTTGCAGACAATGCACGATAAGTTTGGTTGTGATGTCATTGTTCTTGGCTGTACAGAGTTGTCGCTAGCTCAAGAAAAAGCCGGTGACCATCCTTACAACGTGATTGATGGACAAGGGATTATCGTTGACAAGTCCATTGAATTTGCCGAAAAAATTCGTCGTGGCGAAAAAATCGATTTTACTAAGATTTATTAA